From the genome of Plasmodium malariae genome assembly, chromosome: 9, one region includes:
- the PmUG01_09046400 gene encoding mitochondrial ribosomal protein S9 precursor, putative: MMCVFQISKELLKGYNRKVRINNFSRYVNTSCSKEGINKKEKNEYILSLDEALYLSKEMGIKTTTEIQKIIMRSPPFSADTSPFVIENFLSIVNKQKDSLEINRIDEKIRELKMEDEEEKEKKKEAFLNSTETSECANKLSESIINKILTENFNKKRGKTFIHNNMEWLEESEGIGTNKRSCAYVYIKRGTGVIKINNQEDLYIRWPYFYNRMDVVEPFYLTKTACVYDVFIKLKGGGISGQSKAARLAIGRALVNACPYIYDELKEHDILYEDMRQKFPKMPGRKKSRAMKQWSKR; this comes from the coding sequence ATGATGTGTGTATTCCAAATATCGAAAGAGTTGCTGAAAGGGTACAACAGGAAGGTAAGGATAAATAACTTCAGCAGATACGTAAATACATCTTGTTCAAAAGaaggaataaataaaaaagagaaaaatgaatatatattatcattagaTGAAGCGTTGTATTTGTCTAAAGAAATGGGGATTAAGACCACAAcagaaatacaaaaaataatcatgAGATCACCCCCTTTTTCTGCAGACACTAGCCCATTTGTTATTgagaattttttaagtatagtAAACAAGCAAAAAGATTCATTGGAAATAAATCGAATTGATGAAAAGATTAGAGAGCTAAAAATGGAAGACGAagaagagaaagaaaaaaaaaaggaagcttttttaaatagtacTGAAACAAGTGAATGCGCAAATAAATTAAGTGAGAGTATTATTAACAAGATTCTCactgaaaattttaataaaaaaaggggaaaaacatttattcataataacaTGGAATGGTTAGAAGAATCAGAAGGTATAGGCACGAATAAAAGATCTTgtgcatatgtttatataaaaagggGTACAGGTgttatcaaaataaataaccaAGAAGATTTATATATCCGCTGGccttatttttacaatagaATGGATGTGGTAGAACCcttttatttaacaaaaacaGCATGTGTATAtgatgtatttataaaattaaaaggagGAGGCATAAGCGGACAATCAAAAGCTGCTAGATTAGCAATAGGAAGGGCTTTAGTGAACGCGTGcccatatatttatgatgaACTAAAAGAACATGATATTTTGTACGAAGACATGAGACAGAAGTTTCCGAAAATGCCTGGAAGGAAAAAATCAAGGGCTATGAAGCAGTGGTCAAAAAGGTAA
- the AEP gene encoding apical exonemal protein, putative: MEKLYNCEILDKNNILCDSGENEIYNLKLAESDSKGCIDSTIHNILNYTELYKNFKKKNNVKSYNKLPVHAYKFPKNTKNANFDELKREFIYNQLNKEAEKDNGKNEMNNENLNYYEGNLKILIPKDEKRQRGIIKKEKKSLREKIYDGDVMFYEDYIEQLAAKDYEYFFRKPYEIKRKDEGGKYYFYGKKMPMELNEDIYRKFYNLDDEYFIKKLDIKEKLHKNVKKDVEKEKKEEKEKILEKEYQKLSYEDRNFIQKIKEENHMQMYATYKFYKKNKNIFEKNLPEIKKKELLFGHIPDIILPANTRKTKHPKNCTVPVSSLHTYAKFIDDLFKCPYIYTAIDEQLGKYWKTNENEVIQNIKSEHIKKGYKKDIYSATKEQLQVTSEKLKNLLKNEESANNKNMNFTVKFKIQKKENKNKTVCNGRYVI; this comes from the coding sequence ATGGAGAAACTATACAACTGCGAAATTTTagacaaaaataatatactttgTGATAGTGGAGAAAACGAGATATACAATTTAAAGCTAGCCGAATCTGATTCAAAAGGTTGCATCGATTCTACAATTcacaatattttaaattacacGGAATtgtacaaaaattttaaaaaaaagaataatgtTAAATCATACAATAAGTTAcctgtacatgcatataaatttcccaaaaatacaaaaaatgcaaattttGACGAATTAAAAAGAGAGTTCATATATAACCAACTAAATAAAGAGGCCGAAAAGGATAAcggtaaaaatgaaatgaataatgagaatttaaattattatgagggtaatcttaaaattttaattcctAAAGATGAAAAACGCCAAAGGGGtatcattaaaaaagaaaaaaaaagtttaagaGAAAAGATTTATGATGGAGATGTAATGTTTTACGAAGATTACATAGAGCAATTAGCAGCAAAagattatgaatatttttttagaaagccttatgaaataaaaagaaaagatgaAGGAGGGAAGTATTACTTTTATGGGAAAAAAATGCCCATGGAATTAAATGAAGATATATacagaaaattttataatttagatGATGAATactttatcaaaaaattagaCATAAAAGAGAAGCtccataaaaatgtaaaaaaagatgttgaaaaagaaaaaaaggaggaaaaagaaaaaatattagaaaaggAGTATCAAAAATTAAGTTATGAAGATCgaaattttatacaaaaaatcaAAGAAGAAAATCATATGCAGATGTACGCTACgtacaaattttataaaaaaaataaaaatatattcgaaaaaaatttaccagaaataaaaaaaaaagaattattgtTTGGTCATATTCCTGATATTATACTCCCTGCTAATACTAGAAAAACGAAGCACCCAAAAAATTGTACTGTTCCTGTAAGTAGTTTACATACGTATGCAAAATTTATTGATGATTTATTTAAGTGCCCCTACATATATACCGCCATTGATGAACAATTAGGAAAGTACTGGAAAACTAATGAAAATGAAGTTATACAAAACATAAAATCagaacatattaaaaaaggctataaaaaagatatatattctgCAACAAAAGAGCAGTTACAGGTTACCAGTGAAAAACTGAAAAATCTGCTTAAAAATGAAGAGAGtgcaaataataaaaacatgaaTTTCActgtaaaatttaaaatacaaaaaaaagaaaataaaaataaaactgtCTGCAATGGTAGATATGTCATATAG
- the SUB2 gene encoding subtilisin-like protease 2, putative, with product MLNSFYVLTLILANFIFYKNCHNQKYLKVLGVYNIKLIKRRSRILINGTIDKTEYLDEIKESYKPLFDVYEISANFEKLKISKEKEKKKKKKKKKREDIKEEKKEQNKESNEQIHFLEFSLKNPHEQRDILKGRNQNDPHKLGKRNKHSATSSAINIGMRNNDNHTDVISKSNEFDSLIKDRNIGYVDNLDKKDMHVEDIGSNEEEISKPSRTVRAEGQNEVDVNEMKGKSAEGQAGEVIKQEEQGKEHNLHAREKEANERQNEKEKKQNKVDIHNDRGDNQNGEHSNLHDEDQEEEENESSDDVDQKDKNYELNEDGKDMNDEIISREFNNYTIVTNSNDLLSDISVDASEISKLSIGNLSIPYNEKNRTTYTHQRHIVLTNKGNKKYKVVLITKNPKFVEAEEDENEDDAEREENPKPVAIKTEEVAGKGEVARKVEAPEKGEGAENRGATGKGGTNEKVEGAENREEAEKRGAVGIPSAIQETNFIQKKKGGKDEQDESIKHRNLYDGMGTLDFSKAYKNKIRSEKRKEVRGDSSGGSDNSSTSSSSYSASTNSSSSGRGGAGMLKRLLNFLSFSSDEHKVKSDSDQTKDKESAKKNDNSKEMNPDDVNSILSVDKVVDQYLLNLKNGDSSNQELIFVLRGDLDLHSPFMKNVIKNANNKFETYIKKNFEEVDKISYDVSSPINFLCFFVPNVFDMNNYHILKEALTILYKELEEYTENWSFSNMYVTFDTNNDHLYNKDDGMNYTNAGPIKDGEHADTNRKGQAGFGQEEKEKKKEEGKKKYIKKKKNLYNIKYSFLRKFWSMDPFISFARKMNKRNFRVQKEILNFLPKELREYSTWNLSIIRVFNAWFLAGYGNKNVKVCVIDSGVDKNHIDLMKNIYIPEYTDKYEMTEGFYDFMVKNPTDSSGHGTHVTGIIGGEVNDLGMVGVAPNITLISLRFIDGAKYGSSFHAIKAINVCILNKAPIINASWGSSKYDPNIYLAVQRLKYTFNGKGTVLVSAAGNENKNNDEHPLYPANFMLPHVYSVASISKNFEISPFSNYGVKSVHILAPGHHIYSTTPNNSYKINTGTSMAAPHVCGVNALIYSVCYNQGFIPSAEEVLDIITRTSIKVVSRRRKTINDSLVNAEAAVLTTLLGGLWMQMDCHFVKFNLDKGQKKHIPIVFSAYKNGVYETDIVIAVMPTEENSNVYGEILIPIKIVTNTKLANFKESPRYGKKMDIDSNEASNDEVLSYICENALYNLYETDNYFLITSLALFFVAFLLIVAGTIYMTKKIYHDEYCNDDNEHNFENYNVAEKRHILHGPKCEDLEKEKKEHIEKLNNRVRFSIIKGKDRNSILMNDVPKKLKFENCDLVNRSALRRGDTKISGDKNVNETLNKLDDMFME from the exons ATGTTGAACTCATTTTATGTTCTAACTTTAATATTAGcgaattttatattttacaaaaattgcCACAaccaaaaatatttaaaagtgTTAGgggtatataatattaagttAATCAAGAGAAGAAGTAGAATTTTGATAAATGGCACAATAGATAAGACAGAATACTTAGATGAAATAAAAGAGAGTTATAAACCCCTATTTGATGTTTATGAGATTTCAGctaattttgaaaaactaaaaatttcaaaagagaaggaaaagaaaaaaaaaaaaaagaaaaaaaaaagagaagatattaaagaagagaaaaaggaacaaaataaagaatcAAACGAACAGATACATTTTCTTGagttttctttaaaaaatccCCATGAACAGCgtgatattttaaaaggaagGAATCAGAACGATCCTCATAAATTAGGAAAACGAAATAAACATAGTGCTACATCTTCCGCGATAAATATTGGAATgagaaataatgataatcATACGGATGTTATAAGTAAATCAAATGAATTTGATAGCTTAATTAAGGATAGAAATATAGGTTATGTTGACAACTTAGATAAAAAGGATATGCACGTAGAAGATATTGGCTCaaatgaagaagaaataTCAAAGCCATCTCGTACAGTAAGAGCAGAAGGACAAAATGAAGTGGAtgtaaatgaaatgaaaGGGAAGTCAGCTGAAGGACAAGCTGGTGAAGTAATAAAACAGGAAGAACAAGGGAAAGAACACAACTTACATGCCAGAGAAAAGGAGGCAAATGAAAGACAAAAtgagaaagagaaaaagcaaaataaagttGATATACATAATGATAGAGGTGATAATCAAAATGGTGAGCATAGCAATCTCCATGATGAAGAtcaagaagaagaagaaaatgaaagCTCAGACGATGTTGatcaaaaagataaaaattatgaattaaaTGAAGATGGAAAAGATATGAATGATGAAATAATATCACGGgaatttaataattacacAATTGTAACAAATTCAAACGATTTGTTAAGTGACATTTCAGTGGATGCATCAGAAATTTCAAAACTTAGCATCGGAAACTTAAGTATAccatataatgaaaaaaatagaactaCTTATACTCACCAAAGACATATAGTACTTACCaataaaggaaataaaaaatataaggtagttttaataacaaaaaatccTAAATTCGTTGAAGCTGAAGAGGATGAAAACGAAGATGACGCTGAAAGAGAGGAAAATCCTAAACCAGTAGCAATTAAAACGGAAGAAGTAGCTGGAAAAGGAGAAGTGGCCAGAAAGGTAGAAGCTCCTGAGAAAGGAGAAGGAGCTGAGAATAGGGGAGCAACTGGGAAAGGGGGAACAAATGAGAAAGTGGAAGGAGCTGAGAATAGGGAAGAAGCTGAGAAACGGGGAGCAGTTGGAATTCCAAGTGCAATTCAagaaacaaattttattcaaaagaaaaaggggGGAAAAGATGAACAGGATGAAAGTATTAAACATAGGAATTTATATGATGGAATGGGAACCCTTGATTTTAGCAAGGCTtacaagaataaaataaggaGTGAAAAGAGGAAAGAAGTAAGAGGCGATAGTAGCGGTGGTAGTGATAATAGTAGTACTAGCAGTAGCAGCTACAGTGCTAGTACTaacagtagtagtagtggtAGAGGTGGAGCAGGGATGTTAAAACGTTTGCTCAACTTCTTATCATTTTCAAGTGATGAACATAAAGTAAAGAGCGATTCAGACCAAACCAAGGATAAAGAgagtgcaaaaaaaaatgacaataGTAAGGAAATGAATCCGGATGATGTAAACAGTATTTTAAGTGTAGACAAAGTGGTAGATCAATACCTCCTTAATCTGAAAAATGGTGATTCTTCAAATCAAGAACTAATATTTGTGCTGAGAGGAGATCTAGATTTACACTCCCCTTTCatgaaaaatgttataaaaaatgcgaataataaatttgagacatacataaaaaagaattttgaGGAAGTAGATAAAATATCTTATGATGTCTCTTCCccaataaattttttatgtttttttgtgCCAAATGTTTTTGATATGAATAATTACCATATACTAAAAGAGGCTTTAACAATATTATACAAAGAATTAGAAGAATATACAGAAAATTGGAGCTTCtcaaatatgtatgtaacaTTTGACACAAACAATGATCATCTTTATAATAAGGACGATGGTATGAATTACACAAATGCTGGTCCTATAAAGGATGGAGAACATGCTGATACAAATAGAAAAGGGCAAGCTGGATTTGgacaagaagaaaaagaaaaaaagaaagaggaagggaagaaaaaatatattaaaaaaaagaaaaacttatataatataaaatattcgtTCTTACGCAAGTTCTGGAGCATGGATCCCTTCATATCATTTGCacgaaaaatgaataaaagaaatttccGTGtccaaaaagaaatattaaatttccTTCCAAAAGAATTAAGAGAATATTCTACATGGAATCTGTCTATTATACGAGTTTTTAATGCGTGGTTTTTAGCAGGatatggaaataaaaatgtaaaggtATGTGTTATAGATTCAGGAGTAGATAAAAATCATATtgatttaatgaaaaatatatatattccagAATATACAGATAAATACGAAATGACAGAAGGCTTTTACGATTTTATGGTAAAGAATCCAACAGATTCATCAGGTCATGGGACACACGTTACAGGAATTATTGGAGGAGAAGTAAATGATTTAGGTATGGTTGGTGTAGCTCCTAATATTACACTAATATCTTTACGATTTATTGATGGAGCAAAATATGGAAGTAGCTTTCATGCTATTAAAGCTATAAATGtttgtatattaaataaagcaCCAATTATTAATGCCAGCTGGGGTTCTAGTAAATATGATCCTAACATATATTTAGCTGTTCAGAGATTAAAATATACCTTTAATGGAAAAGGGACTGTTTTGGTATCAGCTGCAGGaaacgaaaataaaaataatgatgaaCATCCTTTGTATCCCGCAAATTTTATGCTTCCCCATGTGTACAG CGTTGCGTCCATCAGCAAGAATTTCGAAATTTCTCCCTTTTCTAACTACGGGGTAAAGAGTGTTCACATACTTGCTCCAGGGCACCACATATATTCAACTACACCTAACAACTCATACAAAATAAACACAGGAACATCCATGGCAGCTCCTCATGTATGTGGAGTTAATGCATTAATATACTCAGTTTGTTACAACCAAGGATTTATTCCTTCAGCTGAGGAGGTGTTAGACATTATAACTAGGACATCTATCAAAGTTGTATCTCGAAGAAGGAAAACAATTAATGACAGTTTAGTAAATGCAGAAGCGGCTGTATTAACGACATTATTAGGAGGGTTATGGATGCAGATGGATTGccattttgttaaatttaatttagaTAAAGGgcaaaaaaaacatataccTATTGTATTTTCAGCATATAAAAACGGAGTATATGAAACTGATATTGTTATAGCAGTTATGCCTACTGAAGAAAATTCTAATGTTTATGGTGAAATTTTAATAcctataaaaatagtaactaatacaaaattagcaaattttaaagaatcaCCAAGATATGGAAAGAAAATGGATATTGATAGCAATGAAGCTAGTAATGATGAAGTGCTGTCTTATATATGTGAAAACgctttatataatttatacgaaacagataattattttcttattacatCGTTAGCTTTGTTTTTTGTAGCATTTTTGTTAATTGTTGCAGGGACAATTTATATgacgaaaaaaatatatcatgaTGAATACTGTAATGACGATAATGAACATAactttgaaaattataacgTGGCGGAGAAAAGACATATCTTACATGGTCCAAAATGTGAAGAtcttgaaaaagaaaagaaagaacatatagaaaaattaaataaccGTGTAAGATTTAGTATTATTAAAGGAAAAGATAGAAATTCTATTTTAATGAATGATGTACCAAAAAAACTGAAATTCGAAAACTGCGACTTAGTAAATAGATCGGCGTTAAGGCGTGGGGATACCAAAATTTCGGGAGATAAAAACGTTAACGAGACGCTAAACAAATTAGATGATATGTTCATGGAATAA